The proteins below are encoded in one region of Telopea speciosissima isolate NSW1024214 ecotype Mountain lineage chromosome 10, Tspe_v1, whole genome shotgun sequence:
- the LOC122641402 gene encoding uncharacterized protein LOC122641402 produces MAVSLDTLSPACNKVLTMSMVSSPLLSPSSEKRFWSGLRSRVDTLLENRKPNGPIQCTCPDLNLDPQVPDAMGKSEHGKRLNDDCDLLLRGFDSVASSLSHLTSTLDTALQGAKDLSKPSLTELMHSVQEKAGIEEEEENEGRKRRMKRKCDSLESLNDQGEDKQKGNERNPKSSKLKKARNLAVSMATKAASLTTELKSIKSELCYVQERCSLLEEENSRLRDGFGKGIRHEEDDLVRLQLEALLAEKSRLANENANLRRENQCLHQLVEYHQQTSQNLSASFDQAIHGMCLDFSSPPPPSTAEEANDHANGYGDNRPQTPRTDLFGFSTSLDECNSEEEL; encoded by the exons ATGGCAGTTTCTTTGGATACCCTTTCTCCTGCTTGCAACAAG GTGCTCACTATGTCCATGGTGTCTTCTCCTCTACTAAGCCCCTCCTCAGAGAAGCGTTTTTGGAGTGGTCTACGCTCTCGGGTTGATACCCTTCTGGAGAATCGAAAGCCAAATGGTCCGATCCAGTGTACTTGCCCTGACCTGAATCTCGATCCTCAAGTACCCGAT GCCATGGGAAAGTCTGAACATGGTAAACGCTTGAACGATGACTGTGACCTTCTGCTCAGAGGATTTGACTCGGTTGCTTCTTCTCTATCTCATCTTACCAGCACATTAGACACCGCTCTGcag GGAGCAAAAGACCTCTCCAAACCTTCATTGACTGAATTAATGCACAGTGTTCAGGAGAAGGcagggattgaagaagaagaagaaaacgaagGAAGGAAGCGAAGAATGAAGAGAAAGTGCGACTCTCTTGAGTCACTCAATGACCAGGGAGAAGATAAGCAGAAGGGAAATGAGCGAAACCCAAAAAGCAGCAAGCTAAAGAAAGCAAGAAAT CTTGCGGTTTCCATGGCAACCAAAGCAGCTTCATTGACAACAGAGTTAAAATCGATAAAATCAGAGTTATGTTATGTGCAAGAAAGATGTTCCCTGCTTGAGGAAGAGAACAGTCGGCTACGTGATGGATTTGGCAAAGGAATTagacatgaagaagatgatctg GTGAGACTTCAATTGGAGGCATTGCTTGCTGAAAAATCGAGGTTAGCCAATGAGAATGCAAATCTGAGGAGGGAGAACCAGTGCCTTCACCAGCTAGTGGAGTACCACCAACAGACCTCTCAAAATCTCTCAGCCTCTTTTGATCAAGCCATACATGGGATGTGCTTGGATTTttcatctccaccaccaccatcaactGCAGAGGAGGCAAATGACCATGCTAATGGCTATGGTGACAATAGACCTCAAACGCCTCGAACTGATTTATTTGGGTTCTCAACATCTCTCGATGAGTGCAACTCTGAAGAAGAATTGTAG
- the LOC122641403 gene encoding uncharacterized protein LOC122641403 isoform X2 — translation MGSRRKKSANSITVLRWSQRIHNAVSSTQVKDIEPVIETIDLRGGDEEEHQDKEQHHFSEEKKRQEEYLGIRNLEGKIDYLTLLLEAQEKIHEPKAMGAQNLCFADIKSQMKKDKYKLMYIDSQKKVESMREENRQLAVKLENALGKIEAYEKGHSIFSETIEKLKDAMLVSTLTKTTEMMFGISSPRANNGDCAAPTVAEAKVPVAKRRKM, via the exons ATGGGTTCAAGAAGGAAAAAGTCGGCGAACTCAATTACTGTCTTGAGGTGGTCTCAACGCATTCATAATGCGGTTTCTAGTACCCAGGTCAAGGATATTGAGCCTGTGATTGAAACCATTGATTTACGTGGCGGTGACgaagaggaacaccaagataaaGAACAGCACCACTTTTCTGAGGAGAAAAAGAGGCAGGAGGAATACTTGGGTATTCGTAACTTGGAAGGAAAAATTGATTATCTGACTCTGCTTTTAGAAGCTCAAGAAAAAATTCATGAACCAAAAGCCAtg GGAGCCCAGAATCTATGTTTTGCTGATATCAAATCACAGATGAAAAAGGACAAGTACAAGCTGATGTACATAGACTCCCAGAAAAAG GTTGAAAGCATGCGAGAGGAGAATCGTCAACTAGCTGTGAAGTTGGAAAATGCTCTTGGCAAGATTGAAGCA TATGAAAAAGGACACTCTATTTTCTCTGAAACAATTGAGAAGCTAAAGGATGCAATGTTGGTATCTACTCTTACAAAAACAACTGAAATGATGTTTGGTATTTCTTCTCCTCGGGCAAACAATGGTGATTGTGCTGCTCCAACTGTAGCTGAAGCCAAAGTTCCAGTAGCTAAAAGAAGGAAGATGTAA
- the LOC122641403 gene encoding uncharacterized protein LOC122641403 isoform X1 has product MKKHQSSKLESSAASRKRAKSSTEATTEVTEMGSRRKKSANSITVLRWSQRIHNAVSSTQVKDIEPVIETIDLRGGDEEEHQDKEQHHFSEEKKRQEEYLGIRNLEGKIDYLTLLLEAQEKIHEPKAMGAQNLCFADIKSQMKKDKYKLMYIDSQKKVESMREENRQLAVKLENALGKIEAYEKGHSIFSETIEKLKDAMLVSTLTKTTEMMFGISSPRANNGDCAAPTVAEAKVPVAKRRKM; this is encoded by the exons ATGAAGAAACATCAg TCGTCCAAGCTTGAAAGCTCAGCTGCTTCGCGAAAAAGAGCCAAATCAAGCACCGAGGCGACAACAGAAGTTACTGAGATGGGTTCAAGAAGGAAAAAGTCGGCGAACTCAATTACTGTCTTGAGGTGGTCTCAACGCATTCATAATGCGGTTTCTAGTACCCAGGTCAAGGATATTGAGCCTGTGATTGAAACCATTGATTTACGTGGCGGTGACgaagaggaacaccaagataaaGAACAGCACCACTTTTCTGAGGAGAAAAAGAGGCAGGAGGAATACTTGGGTATTCGTAACTTGGAAGGAAAAATTGATTATCTGACTCTGCTTTTAGAAGCTCAAGAAAAAATTCATGAACCAAAAGCCAtg GGAGCCCAGAATCTATGTTTTGCTGATATCAAATCACAGATGAAAAAGGACAAGTACAAGCTGATGTACATAGACTCCCAGAAAAAG GTTGAAAGCATGCGAGAGGAGAATCGTCAACTAGCTGTGAAGTTGGAAAATGCTCTTGGCAAGATTGAAGCA TATGAAAAAGGACACTCTATTTTCTCTGAAACAATTGAGAAGCTAAAGGATGCAATGTTGGTATCTACTCTTACAAAAACAACTGAAATGATGTTTGGTATTTCTTCTCCTCGGGCAAACAATGGTGATTGTGCTGCTCCAACTGTAGCTGAAGCCAAAGTTCCAGTAGCTAAAAGAAGGAAGATGTAA